CAGGCCGATCAAAATCAGGTTCTTGTAGTAGCCCAGGCGTGAGGCGAGCTGTCCGCTCAGGACCGAGCCGGCGATCAGACCCATGGTGAGCGGAATGGTGGCGGTGCCGGCCTTGGTGGCGCTGACGCCCTGCACGTTCACCAGATACAGGCTCAGGAACAGGATGGCCCCCAGGAAGGCCGCGCCGATAAAGAAGCGGGCCAGCACGCCCCACGCGAAGGTGGGGTTCTTGAACAGGGTCAGGGGCAGAATCGGGCTTTCGTGGCGGGACTCGACGAATAGAAACGCGATCAGCGAGGCGGCCGCGCCCGCGAACAGGGCCAGGACCGTGGGGTTGGTCCAGCCGTAGGCGGCCTCGGCCCCAAAGGTCAGGGCCAGCAGCAGCGGCACCGAGAAGGTGATCACGAGCACCGCGCCGATGTAGTCGATCTTGGGCTTCAGGCCGCTGGCGAGCTGGGGCATCTTGCTGAAGATGAAGGCCAGCGCCACGAGGCCGATGGGCAGGTTGACGTAAAAGACCCAGCGCCACGACACGTTGTCGGTGAGGAAGCCGCCGAGCAGCGGGCCAATAACGCTGCTCAGGCCGAACACGGCCCCGAACAGGCCCTGATACCGGCCGCGCTCGGCGGGCGCAAAGATGTCGGCAATGATGGCAAACGCCACCGAGGTCAGCGCCGCCGCCCCCAGCCCCTGCAGGCCGCGGAACACGATCAGCTGCATCATGCCGCCGCCGAACAGGTTGCCGAACCACGGCTCTCCGGCCATGCCGCACAGCGCCGAGCCGATCAGGAACACCACGATGCCGAACATCAGGATGGGTTTGCGGCCGTAGATGTCCGAGAGTTTGCCGTAGATGGGCACCATGGCGGTGCTGGCGAGCAGGTAGGCGGTGGTCACCCAGGCATACAGATTCAGGCCTTCAAGGTCCGCCACGATGCGCGGCAGCGAGGTCGCCACGATGGTCTGGTCCAGGGCCGCCAGAAACAGGCCGAGCAGGGTGCCGATCAGAATCAGAATCTTGGTGCTGTGTGGCAGGACCTCGGCGTAGTTGATGCGGTCTTCAGGGCGGGGACCGCCCACGGGCGGTGCGTTCTGGGTCATACGTCTTCTCCTGGGTTCAGGCACTCTTGCGGGCCGGGGGATCGTCGTGGGGCGCGGGACCGTCGTGGAACACAGGAGGGCAGGAATCGGGCTTTGCCTGCCGGACCTCGGCCAGCAGGGCGTTGATGGCGTCCTCCGCGCGGCCCAGGGTCTCGGGGGCAACCCGCCCGAACACCTCGCTGTACGCGCCCATCATGGTTTTTTCCTTGATGCTCAGAAACTGCTGGCCCTTGTCGCTCAGGGCGAGCAGCTTCTCGCGGCGGTCGTCGGGGTTCTCGCGCCGTTCCATGAGCCTGCGCCGCACCAGTTCCTGAATCAGCTGGCTGGTGGCGGGCAGGCTGACGCCCAGGTGTTCGGCCAGCGCCGTCACGCTGATGGGCGCGAAGGCGCGCACCTTGTACATGGCGGTCATCTGGGTAAAGCTCACGTCCT
The sequence above is a segment of the Deinococcus aerophilus genome. Coding sequences within it:
- a CDS encoding MDR family MFS transporter — protein: MTQNAPPVGGPRPEDRINYAEVLPHSTKILILIGTLLGLFLAALDQTIVATSLPRIVADLEGLNLYAWVTTAYLLASTAMVPIYGKLSDIYGRKPILMFGIVVFLIGSALCGMAGEPWFGNLFGGGMMQLIVFRGLQGLGAAALTSVAFAIIADIFAPAERGRYQGLFGAVFGLSSVIGPLLGGFLTDNVSWRWVFYVNLPIGLVALAFIFSKMPQLASGLKPKIDYIGAVLVITFSVPLLLALTFGAEAAYGWTNPTVLALFAGAAASLIAFLFVESRHESPILPLTLFKNPTFAWGVLARFFIGAAFLGAILFLSLYLVNVQGVSATKAGTATIPLTMGLIAGSVLSGQLASRLGYYKNLILIGLALMMGGFYLLSTLNADTAYSTVILYMVILGLGIGPALPLFNLAIQNAVHRWEIGVATSAGQFFQQMGSTIGTAVFGAVLTSSLATQIPAQLRAAEAGQPPAVVAQLEDTARQAATASSGQGQSAPTFASIQSQITAGFARTFGSVETAVQSGNLSRLMTDPALPEGLRTGLAQIPPAALQTEQGRAGVLDQVRRQLDTAQADALATARKAYDLSGRAVKVAFANTISRIYLISIFVALLALLSTLPMPNLRLPRKGEGQGGEKSGEQRGGLASMEG
- a CDS encoding MarR family winged helix-turn-helix transcriptional regulator, with protein sequence MSSLDPPQASGPATPAGDAAERLTVCMQQLHRLVSDRIMGALQSELQGEDVSFTQMTAMYKVRAFAPISVTALAEHLGVSLPATSQLIQELVRRRLMERRENPDDRREKLLALSDKGQQFLSIKEKTMMGAYSEVFGRVAPETLGRAEDAINALLAEVRQAKPDSCPPVFHDGPAPHDDPPARKSA